In one Notolabrus celidotus isolate fNotCel1 chromosome 1, fNotCel1.pri, whole genome shotgun sequence genomic region, the following are encoded:
- the eif4enif1 gene encoding eukaryotic translation initiation factor 4E transporter isoform X1 has protein sequence METDTCVEEKNGDAVVNQDKQPAATTPYRYSKEELLEIKELPVSNERPECLSEKYDSEGVWDPEKWHASLYPTSERSSPVEGFKKDYVDDRIHLKRRIPDPRERLKEDDLDVVLSPQRRSFGGGCQGNAALAPHIRRPISPLENKENESLRLGGARRIGSGRIIAARAFEREARAEKERERERDFKDKRFRQRDFGDKRVFSERRRNDSYAEEEPEWFSAGPTSQSETIELIGFDDKILEDDKRRSKRSRKRAESLKEVAECNGGQAEERSGVSQSTADQEVPHPDVLPEQTTGDFDFNEFFNLEKTMPGLASMIEDVLGEGPVSASRFSQWFSSNLSPSGSQSSSLRSTPHEELEKLAGLEPRCTSPSHGPASYFTPIQSSECKENVDILELLHKAKIDLKPLLSTLSVNKARLRESSKSSCGAVLSLEEVEGGMKGMKLASEPQVRKMPPPQRGNGTPFMAQHLEEALTGGPSVRPHGRDSDMSAFNKLVSSMKASGTLPTHPKTNSSNQTSDQAVVTVSDVPPQQKNIFQELLGGPARSASPTLLGNLLGSSEGPTTSAPLHGLLQKGPSPPLFPQRAPSPDYFSSRLQPSGFPVGPPPMLPEQFADVHRPLSPRSAAQQQMRALSMPVNQADLEALAFQQDLALHAHPAFQSAYKQQQDKSYRTRLQRMNRSPVPGPQPAGRNSPGNAVTSMLSPSFTPTSVIRKMYATKEKSRDEPSGRSDIKEEASVHSQDDASSANVYLEAIEGNAAQSGGLKASSQNMPNKDQERLRPNSAGHHTPTMVPPGPSSFPRPIYPVPLLSHVSMMRPPPQLHPNVVQRMLAQGIQPQQLGPALAGIFPQHVDLAQLQGLPPALLGQQLYPLSATGHPLLPPRANTQMQLAVMQQQLQQQRPMHPGVPGPQSQSQGPHRTNGPHQHGGPPPLGLAKWFGSDVLEQPLPSMPAKVISVDELELRP, from the exons ATGGAGACCGATACTTGTGTTGAGGAGAAGAATGGCGATGCTGTTGTAAACCAAGACAAACAGCCAGCAGCCACAACGCCTTACAGATACTCCAAG GAGGAACTTCTGGAAATAAAAGAACTGCCAGTCTCCAATGAAAGGCCTGAGTGTCTCTCTGAGAAATATGACAG TGAGGGTGTCTGGGATCCCGAGAAGTGGCATGCCTCATTGTATCCCACTTCAGAGCGCAGCTCCCCAGTGGAAGGTTTTAAGAAGGACTATGTTGATGATAGAATTCATTTGAAACGAAGAATCCCAG ATCCTCGTGAGCGGTTAAAGGAAGATGATCTGGATGTCGTACTGAGCCCACAGCGACGCAGCTTTGGAGGTGGATGTCAAGGCAATGCGGCTCTTGCACCCCATATCCGTCGCCCAATCAGCCCCCTGGAAAACAAGGAGAATGAGAGTCTCCGTCTGGGAGGGGCACGCAGAATCGGCAGTGGTCGCATAATTGCTGCCCGAGCATTTGAGAGAGAAGCAcgtgcagagaaagagagagagcgagagagggacttcaaagataaaagaTTCAGG CAGAGAGATTTTGGTGACAAACGTGTGTTCAGTGAGAGGAGAAGGAATGACTCGTATGCTGAGGAGGAGCCTGAGTGGTTCTCCGCAGGTCCCACCAGCCAATCTGAGACCATCGAGCTCATTGGGTTTGATGACAAAATCCTGGAAGATGACAAGCGCAGGTCCAAGCGATCAAGGAAGCGAGCAGAGTCCCTAAAAGAAG TAGCGGAATGTAATGGCGGACAGGCCGAAGAGCGGAGTGGGGTTTCACAGTCCACTGCTGATCAGGAGGTTCCTCATCCTGATGTCTTACCTGAGCAGACAACGGGTGACTTTGACTTTAATGAGTTCTTCAATCTGGAAAAGACCATGCCAGGACTGGCTTCA ATGATAGAGGACGTCCTGGGGGAGGGCCCTGTTTCGGCCAGTCGCTTCAGTCAGTGGTTTTCCAGTAACCTGAGCCCTTCAGGCAGCCAGTCCAGCAGTCTGAGGTCCACTCCCCACGAGGAGCTGGAAAAACTTGCAG GGCTTGAGCCCCGATGTACTTCCCCTAGCCATGGTCCTGCCTCATACTTTACACCTATCCAATCATCAGAATGCAAGGAGAACGTAGACATACTGGAGCTGCTCCACAAGGCCAAAATAGACCTGAAGCCTCTTCTTTCCACACTATCTGTCAACAAGGCAAGACTACGAGAAAGCAGTAAGT CTAGCTGTGGTGCAGTGCTTTCCCTGGAGGaagtggagggagggatgaaggGGATGAAGCTGGCCTCAGAACCTCAGGTGCGAAAGATGCCACCTCCACAGAGAGGAAACGGCACGCCTTTTATGGCTCAACATTTAGAGGAGGCTTTAACTGGTGGCCCCAGTGTCCGTCCACACGGCCGCGACTCAGACATGTCGGCCTTTAATAAACTGGTCAGCAGTATGAAGGCAAGTGGAACTCTGCCAACTCACCCtaaaaccaactcaagcaat CAAACTTCAGACCAAGCTGTGGTGACTGTGTCTGATGTGCCTCCACAgcagaaaaacatatttcag GAGCTCTTGGGAGGTCCGGCTCGTAGTGCCTCGCCTACGTTACTTGGCAATCTATTGGGCAGCTCTGAGGGCCCGACcacctctgctcctcttcacGGCTTACTGCAAAAGGGCCCCTCGCCACCTCTCTTCCCACAGAGGGCACCCTCACCTGACTACTTCAGCAGTCGATTGCAACCTTCAG GTTTTCCTGTTGGTCCTCCTCCCATGCTGCCAGAACAGTTTGCTGATGTTCACAGGCCTTTAAGTCCACGGTCTGCTGCGCAGCAACAG ATGAGGGCGCTCTCTATGCCAGTTAATCAGGCTGACTTGGAAGCTTTAGCATTCCAACAAGATCTTGCTCTACATGCCCACCCTGCTTTCCAGTCTGCCTACAAGCAACAACAGGACAAATCATATCGAACCag ATTGCAGCGCATGAATCGCTCCCCTGTTCCTGGCCCTCAGCCTGCTGGAAGAAATTCTCCAGGCAACGCTGTCACTAGCATG TTGTCGCCATCATTTACACCCACATCTGTGATTCGCAAAATGTATGCCACgaaagagaaaagcagagatgaaCCTTCAGGTCGCTCAGATATTAAGGAGGAGGCATCAGTGCACTCTCAAGATG ACGCCAGCTCCGCAAATGTGTACCTGGAGGCAATAGAAGGGAATGCTGCTCAGTCTGGGGGACTGAAGGCCAGCTCCCAGAACATGCCAAACAAGGACCAGGAGCGGCTCAGGCCCAACTCAGCTGGGCACCATACACCCACCATGGTACCTCCAGGACCCTCATCCTTTCCTCGTCCCATCTATCCAGTACCGCTGCTATCTCATGTATCTATGATGAGGCCTCCTCCCCAACTGCACCCTAATGTGGTTCAACGAATGCTGGCCCAGGGTATCCAGCCCCAGCAACTTGGACCTGCTCTTGCTG GTATATTTCCACAACATGTTGACCTTGCACAGCTTCAGGGTTTGCCTCCTGCTTTGCTTGGACAACAGCTGTACCCTCTTAGTGCAACAGGGCATCCACTTCTACCTCCTAGAGCCAACACTCAAATGCAGTTAGCAGTAATGCAGCAGCAACTTCAGCAACAGAGACCAA TGCATCCAGGTGTCCCAGGCCCTCAGTCACAGAGCCAAGGTCCTCATCGGACAAACGGACCCCATCAACACGGGGGGCCCCCGCCTCTAGGCCTAGCCAAGTGGTTTGGATCAGATGTGCTAGAGCAGCCACTCCCCTCCATGCCGGCCAAGGTCATAAGTGTAGATGAGTTGGAGTTGCGGCcataa
- the eif4enif1 gene encoding eukaryotic translation initiation factor 4E transporter isoform X3: METDTCVEEKNGDAVVNQDKQPAATTPYRYSKEELLEIKELPVSNERPECLSEKYDSEGVWDPEKWHASLYPTSERSSPVEGFKKDYVDDRIHLKRRIPDPRERLKEDDLDVVLSPQRRSFGGGCQGNAALAPHIRRPISPLENKENESLRLGGARRIGSGRIIAARAFEREARAEKERERERDFKDKRFRQRDFGDKRVFSERRRNDSYAEEEPEWFSAGPTSQSETIELIGFDDKILEDDKRRSKRSRKRAESLKEVAECNGGQAEERSGVSQSTADQEVPHPDVLPEQTTGDFDFNEFFNLEKTMPGLASMIEDVLGEGPVSASRFSQWFSSNLSPSGSQSSSLRSTPHEELEKLAGLEPRCTSPSHGPASYFTPIQSSECKENVDILELLHKAKIDLKPLLSTLSVNKARLRESTSCGAVLSLEEVEGGMKGMKLASEPQVRKMPPPQRGNGTPFMAQHLEEALTGGPSVRPHGRDSDMSAFNKLVSSMKASGTLPTHPKTNSSNQTSDQAVVTVSDVPPQQKNIFQELLGGPARSASPTLLGNLLGSSEGPTTSAPLHGLLQKGPSPPLFPQRAPSPDYFSSRLQPSGFPVGPPPMLPEQFADVHRPLSPRSAAQQQMRALSMPVNQADLEALAFQQDLALHAHPAFQSAYKQQQDKSYRTRLQRMNRSPVPGPQPAGRNSPGNAVTSMLSPSFTPTSVIRKMYATKEKSRDEPSGRSDIKEEASVHSQDDASSANVYLEAIEGNAAQSGGLKASSQNMPNKDQERLRPNSAGHHTPTMVPPGPSSFPRPIYPVPLLSHVSMMRPPPQLHPNVVQRMLAQGIQPQQLGPALAGIFPQHVDLAQLQGLPPALLGQQLYPLSATGHPLLPPRANTQMQLAVMQQQLQQQRPMHPGVPGPQSQSQGPHRTNGPHQHGGPPPLGLAKWFGSDVLEQPLPSMPAKVISVDELELRP, translated from the exons ATGGAGACCGATACTTGTGTTGAGGAGAAGAATGGCGATGCTGTTGTAAACCAAGACAAACAGCCAGCAGCCACAACGCCTTACAGATACTCCAAG GAGGAACTTCTGGAAATAAAAGAACTGCCAGTCTCCAATGAAAGGCCTGAGTGTCTCTCTGAGAAATATGACAG TGAGGGTGTCTGGGATCCCGAGAAGTGGCATGCCTCATTGTATCCCACTTCAGAGCGCAGCTCCCCAGTGGAAGGTTTTAAGAAGGACTATGTTGATGATAGAATTCATTTGAAACGAAGAATCCCAG ATCCTCGTGAGCGGTTAAAGGAAGATGATCTGGATGTCGTACTGAGCCCACAGCGACGCAGCTTTGGAGGTGGATGTCAAGGCAATGCGGCTCTTGCACCCCATATCCGTCGCCCAATCAGCCCCCTGGAAAACAAGGAGAATGAGAGTCTCCGTCTGGGAGGGGCACGCAGAATCGGCAGTGGTCGCATAATTGCTGCCCGAGCATTTGAGAGAGAAGCAcgtgcagagaaagagagagagcgagagagggacttcaaagataaaagaTTCAGG CAGAGAGATTTTGGTGACAAACGTGTGTTCAGTGAGAGGAGAAGGAATGACTCGTATGCTGAGGAGGAGCCTGAGTGGTTCTCCGCAGGTCCCACCAGCCAATCTGAGACCATCGAGCTCATTGGGTTTGATGACAAAATCCTGGAAGATGACAAGCGCAGGTCCAAGCGATCAAGGAAGCGAGCAGAGTCCCTAAAAGAAG TAGCGGAATGTAATGGCGGACAGGCCGAAGAGCGGAGTGGGGTTTCACAGTCCACTGCTGATCAGGAGGTTCCTCATCCTGATGTCTTACCTGAGCAGACAACGGGTGACTTTGACTTTAATGAGTTCTTCAATCTGGAAAAGACCATGCCAGGACTGGCTTCA ATGATAGAGGACGTCCTGGGGGAGGGCCCTGTTTCGGCCAGTCGCTTCAGTCAGTGGTTTTCCAGTAACCTGAGCCCTTCAGGCAGCCAGTCCAGCAGTCTGAGGTCCACTCCCCACGAGGAGCTGGAAAAACTTGCAG GGCTTGAGCCCCGATGTACTTCCCCTAGCCATGGTCCTGCCTCATACTTTACACCTATCCAATCATCAGAATGCAAGGAGAACGTAGACATACTGGAGCTGCTCCACAAGGCCAAAATAGACCTGAAGCCTCTTCTTTCCACACTATCTGTCAACAAGGCAAGACTACGAGAAAGCA CTAGCTGTGGTGCAGTGCTTTCCCTGGAGGaagtggagggagggatgaaggGGATGAAGCTGGCCTCAGAACCTCAGGTGCGAAAGATGCCACCTCCACAGAGAGGAAACGGCACGCCTTTTATGGCTCAACATTTAGAGGAGGCTTTAACTGGTGGCCCCAGTGTCCGTCCACACGGCCGCGACTCAGACATGTCGGCCTTTAATAAACTGGTCAGCAGTATGAAGGCAAGTGGAACTCTGCCAACTCACCCtaaaaccaactcaagcaat CAAACTTCAGACCAAGCTGTGGTGACTGTGTCTGATGTGCCTCCACAgcagaaaaacatatttcag GAGCTCTTGGGAGGTCCGGCTCGTAGTGCCTCGCCTACGTTACTTGGCAATCTATTGGGCAGCTCTGAGGGCCCGACcacctctgctcctcttcacGGCTTACTGCAAAAGGGCCCCTCGCCACCTCTCTTCCCACAGAGGGCACCCTCACCTGACTACTTCAGCAGTCGATTGCAACCTTCAG GTTTTCCTGTTGGTCCTCCTCCCATGCTGCCAGAACAGTTTGCTGATGTTCACAGGCCTTTAAGTCCACGGTCTGCTGCGCAGCAACAG ATGAGGGCGCTCTCTATGCCAGTTAATCAGGCTGACTTGGAAGCTTTAGCATTCCAACAAGATCTTGCTCTACATGCCCACCCTGCTTTCCAGTCTGCCTACAAGCAACAACAGGACAAATCATATCGAACCag ATTGCAGCGCATGAATCGCTCCCCTGTTCCTGGCCCTCAGCCTGCTGGAAGAAATTCTCCAGGCAACGCTGTCACTAGCATG TTGTCGCCATCATTTACACCCACATCTGTGATTCGCAAAATGTATGCCACgaaagagaaaagcagagatgaaCCTTCAGGTCGCTCAGATATTAAGGAGGAGGCATCAGTGCACTCTCAAGATG ACGCCAGCTCCGCAAATGTGTACCTGGAGGCAATAGAAGGGAATGCTGCTCAGTCTGGGGGACTGAAGGCCAGCTCCCAGAACATGCCAAACAAGGACCAGGAGCGGCTCAGGCCCAACTCAGCTGGGCACCATACACCCACCATGGTACCTCCAGGACCCTCATCCTTTCCTCGTCCCATCTATCCAGTACCGCTGCTATCTCATGTATCTATGATGAGGCCTCCTCCCCAACTGCACCCTAATGTGGTTCAACGAATGCTGGCCCAGGGTATCCAGCCCCAGCAACTTGGACCTGCTCTTGCTG GTATATTTCCACAACATGTTGACCTTGCACAGCTTCAGGGTTTGCCTCCTGCTTTGCTTGGACAACAGCTGTACCCTCTTAGTGCAACAGGGCATCCACTTCTACCTCCTAGAGCCAACACTCAAATGCAGTTAGCAGTAATGCAGCAGCAACTTCAGCAACAGAGACCAA TGCATCCAGGTGTCCCAGGCCCTCAGTCACAGAGCCAAGGTCCTCATCGGACAAACGGACCCCATCAACACGGGGGGCCCCCGCCTCTAGGCCTAGCCAAGTGGTTTGGATCAGATGTGCTAGAGCAGCCACTCCCCTCCATGCCGGCCAAGGTCATAAGTGTAGATGAGTTGGAGTTGCGGCcataa
- the eif4enif1 gene encoding eukaryotic translation initiation factor 4E transporter isoform X4, with amino-acid sequence METDTCVEEKNGDAVVNQDKQPAATTPYRYSKEELLEIKELPVSNERPECLSEKYDSEGVWDPEKWHASLYPTSERSSPVEGFKKDYVDDRIHLKRRIPDPRERLKEDDLDVVLSPQRRSFGGGCQGNAALAPHIRRPISPLENKENESLRLGGARRIGSGRIIAARAFEREARAEKERERERDFKDKRFRQRDFGDKRVFSERRRNDSYAEEEPEWFSAGPTSQSETIELIGFDDKILEDDKRRSKRSRKRAESLKEVAECNGGQAEERSGVSQSTADQEVPHPDVLPEQTTGDFDFNEFFNLEKTMPGLASMIEDVLGEGPVSASRFSQWFSSNLSPSGSQSSSLRSTPHEELEKLAECKENVDILELLHKAKIDLKPLLSTLSVNKARLRESSKSSCGAVLSLEEVEGGMKGMKLASEPQVRKMPPPQRGNGTPFMAQHLEEALTGGPSVRPHGRDSDMSAFNKLVSSMKASGTLPTHPKTNSSNQTSDQAVVTVSDVPPQQKNIFQELLGGPARSASPTLLGNLLGSSEGPTTSAPLHGLLQKGPSPPLFPQRAPSPDYFSSRLQPSGFPVGPPPMLPEQFADVHRPLSPRSAAQQQMRALSMPVNQADLEALAFQQDLALHAHPAFQSAYKQQQDKSYRTRLQRMNRSPVPGPQPAGRNSPGNAVTSMLSPSFTPTSVIRKMYATKEKSRDEPSGRSDIKEEASVHSQDDASSANVYLEAIEGNAAQSGGLKASSQNMPNKDQERLRPNSAGHHTPTMVPPGPSSFPRPIYPVPLLSHVSMMRPPPQLHPNVVQRMLAQGIQPQQLGPALAGIFPQHVDLAQLQGLPPALLGQQLYPLSATGHPLLPPRANTQMQLAVMQQQLQQQRPMHPGVPGPQSQSQGPHRTNGPHQHGGPPPLGLAKWFGSDVLEQPLPSMPAKVISVDELELRP; translated from the exons ATGGAGACCGATACTTGTGTTGAGGAGAAGAATGGCGATGCTGTTGTAAACCAAGACAAACAGCCAGCAGCCACAACGCCTTACAGATACTCCAAG GAGGAACTTCTGGAAATAAAAGAACTGCCAGTCTCCAATGAAAGGCCTGAGTGTCTCTCTGAGAAATATGACAG TGAGGGTGTCTGGGATCCCGAGAAGTGGCATGCCTCATTGTATCCCACTTCAGAGCGCAGCTCCCCAGTGGAAGGTTTTAAGAAGGACTATGTTGATGATAGAATTCATTTGAAACGAAGAATCCCAG ATCCTCGTGAGCGGTTAAAGGAAGATGATCTGGATGTCGTACTGAGCCCACAGCGACGCAGCTTTGGAGGTGGATGTCAAGGCAATGCGGCTCTTGCACCCCATATCCGTCGCCCAATCAGCCCCCTGGAAAACAAGGAGAATGAGAGTCTCCGTCTGGGAGGGGCACGCAGAATCGGCAGTGGTCGCATAATTGCTGCCCGAGCATTTGAGAGAGAAGCAcgtgcagagaaagagagagagcgagagagggacttcaaagataaaagaTTCAGG CAGAGAGATTTTGGTGACAAACGTGTGTTCAGTGAGAGGAGAAGGAATGACTCGTATGCTGAGGAGGAGCCTGAGTGGTTCTCCGCAGGTCCCACCAGCCAATCTGAGACCATCGAGCTCATTGGGTTTGATGACAAAATCCTGGAAGATGACAAGCGCAGGTCCAAGCGATCAAGGAAGCGAGCAGAGTCCCTAAAAGAAG TAGCGGAATGTAATGGCGGACAGGCCGAAGAGCGGAGTGGGGTTTCACAGTCCACTGCTGATCAGGAGGTTCCTCATCCTGATGTCTTACCTGAGCAGACAACGGGTGACTTTGACTTTAATGAGTTCTTCAATCTGGAAAAGACCATGCCAGGACTGGCTTCA ATGATAGAGGACGTCCTGGGGGAGGGCCCTGTTTCGGCCAGTCGCTTCAGTCAGTGGTTTTCCAGTAACCTGAGCCCTTCAGGCAGCCAGTCCAGCAGTCTGAGGTCCACTCCCCACGAGGAGCTGGAAAAACTTGCAG AATGCAAGGAGAACGTAGACATACTGGAGCTGCTCCACAAGGCCAAAATAGACCTGAAGCCTCTTCTTTCCACACTATCTGTCAACAAGGCAAGACTACGAGAAAGCAGTAAGT CTAGCTGTGGTGCAGTGCTTTCCCTGGAGGaagtggagggagggatgaaggGGATGAAGCTGGCCTCAGAACCTCAGGTGCGAAAGATGCCACCTCCACAGAGAGGAAACGGCACGCCTTTTATGGCTCAACATTTAGAGGAGGCTTTAACTGGTGGCCCCAGTGTCCGTCCACACGGCCGCGACTCAGACATGTCGGCCTTTAATAAACTGGTCAGCAGTATGAAGGCAAGTGGAACTCTGCCAACTCACCCtaaaaccaactcaagcaat CAAACTTCAGACCAAGCTGTGGTGACTGTGTCTGATGTGCCTCCACAgcagaaaaacatatttcag GAGCTCTTGGGAGGTCCGGCTCGTAGTGCCTCGCCTACGTTACTTGGCAATCTATTGGGCAGCTCTGAGGGCCCGACcacctctgctcctcttcacGGCTTACTGCAAAAGGGCCCCTCGCCACCTCTCTTCCCACAGAGGGCACCCTCACCTGACTACTTCAGCAGTCGATTGCAACCTTCAG GTTTTCCTGTTGGTCCTCCTCCCATGCTGCCAGAACAGTTTGCTGATGTTCACAGGCCTTTAAGTCCACGGTCTGCTGCGCAGCAACAG ATGAGGGCGCTCTCTATGCCAGTTAATCAGGCTGACTTGGAAGCTTTAGCATTCCAACAAGATCTTGCTCTACATGCCCACCCTGCTTTCCAGTCTGCCTACAAGCAACAACAGGACAAATCATATCGAACCag ATTGCAGCGCATGAATCGCTCCCCTGTTCCTGGCCCTCAGCCTGCTGGAAGAAATTCTCCAGGCAACGCTGTCACTAGCATG TTGTCGCCATCATTTACACCCACATCTGTGATTCGCAAAATGTATGCCACgaaagagaaaagcagagatgaaCCTTCAGGTCGCTCAGATATTAAGGAGGAGGCATCAGTGCACTCTCAAGATG ACGCCAGCTCCGCAAATGTGTACCTGGAGGCAATAGAAGGGAATGCTGCTCAGTCTGGGGGACTGAAGGCCAGCTCCCAGAACATGCCAAACAAGGACCAGGAGCGGCTCAGGCCCAACTCAGCTGGGCACCATACACCCACCATGGTACCTCCAGGACCCTCATCCTTTCCTCGTCCCATCTATCCAGTACCGCTGCTATCTCATGTATCTATGATGAGGCCTCCTCCCCAACTGCACCCTAATGTGGTTCAACGAATGCTGGCCCAGGGTATCCAGCCCCAGCAACTTGGACCTGCTCTTGCTG GTATATTTCCACAACATGTTGACCTTGCACAGCTTCAGGGTTTGCCTCCTGCTTTGCTTGGACAACAGCTGTACCCTCTTAGTGCAACAGGGCATCCACTTCTACCTCCTAGAGCCAACACTCAAATGCAGTTAGCAGTAATGCAGCAGCAACTTCAGCAACAGAGACCAA TGCATCCAGGTGTCCCAGGCCCTCAGTCACAGAGCCAAGGTCCTCATCGGACAAACGGACCCCATCAACACGGGGGGCCCCCGCCTCTAGGCCTAGCCAAGTGGTTTGGATCAGATGTGCTAGAGCAGCCACTCCCCTCCATGCCGGCCAAGGTCATAAGTGTAGATGAGTTGGAGTTGCGGCcataa